From a single Lolium rigidum isolate FL_2022 chromosome 7, APGP_CSIRO_Lrig_0.1, whole genome shotgun sequence genomic region:
- the LOC124674609 gene encoding uncharacterized vacuolar membrane protein YML018C-like isoform X1, which produces MGSSLKYRAGLVLIGAVVLIWVTSAEVTQEIFADYKQPFAITYLGASLMVIYIPLAFLKDFIYKLLRRPSGSNRASKVASKSSFGGSAPLKNGEFEKMLEMEPQKTVVIDFTDVDLPVVEEAKPLICGIGEFGDDVLKEQQLSTKEIAIYGLYLCPIWFVTEYLSNAALARTSVASTTVLSSTSGLFTLFISVLLGQDSINAAKVIAVFVSMAGVAMTTMGQTWATDESEVSNAGATQRTLLGDMFGLLSAVSYGLFTVLLKKFAGGEGSEKVDVQKLFGFLGLFTLCLLWWLVWPLTALGIEPKFTMPHSAKVDEVVLANGLIGSVLSDYFWALSVVWTNPLVATLGMSLTIPLAMVADMVIHGRHYSAVYIIGSLQVFSGFVIANLADRFSRFLGL; this is translated from the exons ATGGGTTCCAGTCTCAAGTACCGCGCCGGGCTCGTCCTCATCGGCGCCGTCGTGCTCATATGGGTCACCTCCGCCGAGGTCACGCAG GAGATATTCGCTGACTACAAGCAGCCATTCGCGATCACTTACTTGGGGGCCTCCCTTATGGTCATTTACATTCCCTTGGCATTTCTGAAGGATTTCATATACAAACTGTTGAGAAGGCCTTCTGGAAGCAACAGAGCGTCGAAAGTCGCGAGCAAATCTTCCTTTGGCGGCAGCGCTCCTCTGAAGAatggtgaatttgagaagatgctggaAATGGAGCCGCAGAAAACCGTGGTGATAGATTTTACTGATGTGGACCTCCCTGTAGTAGAAGAGGCAaagccacttatttgtggaatcgGTGAGTTTGGTGATGATGTTCTGAAGGAGCAACAGCTTTCCACCAAGGAGATTGCAATTTACGGATTATATCTTTGTCCCATTTGGTTTGTCACAGAG TATTTATCAAATGCAGCCCTTGCAAGAACAAGTGTTGCCAGTACTACTGTACTATCTTCAACTTCGGGACTCTTCACACTTTTCATTAGTGTGCTCCTTGGCCAAGATTCCATTAACGCTGCCAAAGTTATTGCTGTTTTTGTTAGCATGGCTGGTGTAGCAATGACAACTATGGGCCAGACTTGGGCAACAGATGAATCTGAAGTAAGCAATGCAGG GGCCACACAGAGGACTCTTCTAGgtgatatgtttggtcttctgtcaGCTGTGTCATATGGTCTCTTCACTG TGCTTCTCAAAAAGTTTGCTGGAGGGGAAGGATCAGAAAAGGTTGATGTCCAAAAACTGTTCGGCTTTCTCGGACTTTTCACTCTTTGTCTTCTCTGGTGGCTTG TCTGGCCATTAACTGCACTAGGCATTGAGCCAAAGTTTACAATGCCCCACTCAGCTaaagtggatgaagttgttctggCAAATGGCCTTATTGGGAGTGTGCTATCAGACTATTTCTG GGCTCTATCTGTTGTTTGGACTAATCCCTTGGTGGCCACCTTAGGCATGTCACTCACAATTCCACTAGCGATGGTTGCTGACATGGTCATCCATGGTCGACATTATTCAGCAGTCTACATTATTGGTTCTCTACAG GTATTCTCTGGCTTTGTCATTGCCAATCTTGCCGATCGCTTTTCACGTTTTCTGGGTCTATAG
- the LOC124675437 gene encoding protein N-lysine methyltransferase METTL21A-like yields the protein MHAPLQVDVAGRALAVVERDGAHDPATGRALTGSWLWDSAIVLTSHLASAVPSQLLGATVLELGAGTGLPGIAAVACLGAARCVLTDVRPLLPGLRANAEANGLDTAQADVRELRWGEEEDMVMLDREVPCVDVVLMSDVFYDPEEMPAMAATLRRLWRDGTVCWAASEVRCGVQECVDVLRDEGLDVAEVDRVTRPLLRDPAQNADFAVYGIELRRSREG from the coding sequence ATGCATGCGCCGCTGCAGGTAGATGTGGCCGGCCGAGCCCTGGCCGTGGTGGAGCGCGACGGCGCGCATGACCCGGCCACCGGCCGCGCGCTCACCGGCTCCTGGCTATGGGACTCCGCGATCGTCCTCACCAGCCACCTCGCCTCGGCTGTGCCCAGTCAGCTCCTCGGCGCCACCGTGCTCGAGCTCGGCGCAGGCACGGGCCTCCCGGGTATCGCGGCCGTCGCATGCCTCGGCGCCGCGCGCTGTGTGCTCACGGACGTGCGGCCGCTCCTGCCGGGCCTCAGGGCCAACGCCGAGGCCAACGGGCTCGACACAGCGCAGGCCGACGTGCGGGAGCTGCGCTGGggcgaggaggaagacatggtaatGCTCGATCGTGAGGTCCCATGCGTGGACGTGGTGCTCATGTCGGACGTCTTCTACGACCCGGAGGAGatgccggccatggcggccacgctgCGGCGGCTGTGGCGGGACGGCACGGTGTGTTGGGCGGCGAGCGAAGTGCGGTGCGGCGTGCAGGAGTGCGTGGACGTGCTGCGGGACGAAGGCTTGGACGTGGCCGAGGTCGACAGGGTCACCAGGCCGCTGCTGCGCGACCCCGCGCAGAACGCCGACTTTGCCGTGTATGGCATCGAATTACGGCGGTCCCGAGAGGGCTGA
- the LOC124674609 gene encoding uncharacterized vacuolar membrane protein YML018C-like isoform X2, whose protein sequence is MGSSLKYRAGLVLIGAVVLIWVTSAEVTQEIFADYKQPFAITYLGASLMVIYIPLAFLKDFIYKLLRRPSGSNRASKVASKSSFGGSAPLKNGEFEKMLEMEPQKTVVIDFTDVDLPVVEEAKPLICGIGEFGDDVLKEQQLSTKEIAIYGLYLCPIWFVTEYLSNAALARTSVASTTVLSSTSGLFTLFISVLLGQDSINAAKVIAVFVSMAGVAMTTMGQTWATDESEVSNAGATQRTLLGDMFGLLSAVSYGLFTVLLKKFAGGEGSEKVDVQKLFGFLGLFTLCLLWWLVWPLTANLIAFALIVAVFIYSIDPKCSVQYACQRFIWVFWSNLSQIASVDVLL, encoded by the exons ATGGGTTCCAGTCTCAAGTACCGCGCCGGGCTCGTCCTCATCGGCGCCGTCGTGCTCATATGGGTCACCTCCGCCGAGGTCACGCAG GAGATATTCGCTGACTACAAGCAGCCATTCGCGATCACTTACTTGGGGGCCTCCCTTATGGTCATTTACATTCCCTTGGCATTTCTGAAGGATTTCATATACAAACTGTTGAGAAGGCCTTCTGGAAGCAACAGAGCGTCGAAAGTCGCGAGCAAATCTTCCTTTGGCGGCAGCGCTCCTCTGAAGAatggtgaatttgagaagatgctggaAATGGAGCCGCAGAAAACCGTGGTGATAGATTTTACTGATGTGGACCTCCCTGTAGTAGAAGAGGCAaagccacttatttgtggaatcgGTGAGTTTGGTGATGATGTTCTGAAGGAGCAACAGCTTTCCACCAAGGAGATTGCAATTTACGGATTATATCTTTGTCCCATTTGGTTTGTCACAGAG TATTTATCAAATGCAGCCCTTGCAAGAACAAGTGTTGCCAGTACTACTGTACTATCTTCAACTTCGGGACTCTTCACACTTTTCATTAGTGTGCTCCTTGGCCAAGATTCCATTAACGCTGCCAAAGTTATTGCTGTTTTTGTTAGCATGGCTGGTGTAGCAATGACAACTATGGGCCAGACTTGGGCAACAGATGAATCTGAAGTAAGCAATGCAGG GGCCACACAGAGGACTCTTCTAGgtgatatgtttggtcttctgtcaGCTGTGTCATATGGTCTCTTCACTG TGCTTCTCAAAAAGTTTGCTGGAGGGGAAGGATCAGAAAAGGTTGATGTCCAAAAACTGTTCGGCTTTCTCGGACTTTTCACTCTTTGTCTTCTCTGGTGGCTTG TCTGGCCATTAACTGCAAATTTAATTGCTTTTGCTCTTATTGTGGCTGTATTCATTTATTCCATTGATCCAAAATGTTCAGTGCAGTATGCATGTCAACGTTTTATCTGGGTATTCTGGTCTAATTTGTCACAAATAGCCTCTGTGGACGTTCTTCTGTAG